One window of Hymenobacter sp. BRD128 genomic DNA carries:
- a CDS encoding TolC family protein, whose translation MRIPVALLGLALGGCAVSHYKYEPPAVPVPTAFKNTAPVDSLGRGRAEVPAPVVTDTLQARQLRQLPVLPAWWSIFNDTTLTRLETQAASLNFTTRAAVARIDQARAQLRIAEAQRSPVVALAPSVYNTQLSALRPVQSAVIPAVAVQQNQFYVPLNVSYEVDLFGRLRRGAQAARATEQASEADEQAVRLSVSGDVGNAYFSLRGLDAELLVLDSARQARRYNVQLTNARFQAGVDNEIGVRRAQTELANVEASAIELRRQRAGLVASLATLTGKPASSFVLPSLVPDSVSYQGALPLDDNANAPAGPAVSPLLVPLPRIPATLPAGLLARRPDLRRQERLLSAADLRADQARLNRLPTLLFNGFIGPQASRIGELPKVGNALTYYVGGGFNIPIFDGGRLRGAEQLARAQGREQEAVYSSTALTAYQEVETALANVRASEAQLAAQQRALTAARLAGRLTLERYRRGLTDYFAVVDADRQTLDAARLVVQTQTTQLRAAVALVRALGGGWQ comes from the coding sequence ATGCGTATCCCCGTTGCATTACTTGGCCTGGCACTGGGCGGCTGTGCCGTGAGCCACTATAAATACGAGCCGCCCGCCGTGCCGGTGCCCACGGCGTTCAAGAATACCGCGCCCGTCGATTCGCTGGGTCGGGGCCGGGCTGAGGTGCCGGCGCCCGTAGTCACCGACACCTTGCAGGCCCGCCAGCTGCGCCAGCTTCCGGTATTGCCGGCCTGGTGGAGCATATTTAACGATACCACCCTCACGCGGCTCGAAACCCAGGCGGCGAGCCTCAACTTTACGACGCGGGCGGCGGTGGCCCGCATCGACCAGGCACGGGCGCAGCTGCGCATTGCCGAGGCCCAGCGCTCGCCGGTGGTGGCGCTGGCCCCGTCGGTGTACAACACCCAGCTTTCGGCATTGCGGCCGGTGCAGTCGGCCGTTATTCCGGCGGTGGCCGTGCAGCAAAATCAGTTTTACGTGCCGCTCAACGTCAGCTACGAAGTAGACCTTTTTGGCCGGCTGCGGCGCGGGGCGCAGGCCGCCCGCGCCACCGAGCAGGCCAGCGAGGCCGATGAGCAGGCGGTGCGCCTCTCGGTGTCGGGCGACGTGGGCAATGCCTACTTCAGCCTGCGCGGCCTCGATGCCGAATTGCTGGTGCTGGATAGCGCCCGCCAGGCCCGGCGCTACAACGTGCAGCTGACCAACGCTCGCTTCCAGGCCGGCGTGGATAATGAAATCGGCGTGCGCCGCGCCCAGACCGAGCTGGCCAACGTGGAAGCCAGCGCCATCGAGCTGCGCCGCCAGCGCGCCGGGCTGGTGGCCTCGCTGGCCACGCTCACCGGCAAGCCGGCCAGCAGCTTCGTGCTGCCCTCCTTGGTCCCCGACTCGGTGAGCTACCAGGGTGCGCTGCCGCTCGATGACAACGCCAACGCGCCGGCTGGCCCGGCCGTATCGCCGCTGCTGGTGCCGCTGCCCCGCATTCCGGCCACGCTGCCGGCCGGCCTGCTCGCGCGCCGCCCCGACCTGCGCCGCCAAGAGCGCCTGCTTTCGGCCGCCGACCTGCGCGCCGACCAGGCCCGCCTCAACCGCCTGCCCACGCTGCTGTTCAATGGCTTTATCGGCCCGCAGGCCAGCCGCATCGGCGAGCTGCCCAAGGTGGGCAACGCGCTCACGTACTACGTAGGCGGGGGCTTCAATATTCCGATTTTTGACGGCGGGCGCCTGCGCGGCGCCGAGCAGCTGGCCCGCGCCCAGGGCCGCGAGCAGGAAGCCGTGTACAGCAGCACCGCCCTCACCGCCTACCAGGAAGTAGAAACTGCCCTGGCCAACGTGCGCGCCAGCGAGGCCCAGCTAGCCGCCCAGCAGCGCGCCCTCACGGCCGCCCGCCTGGCCGGGCGCCTCACCCTGGAGCGCTACCGCCGCGGCCTCACCGACTACTTCGCCGTGGTCGATGCCGACCGCCAGACCCTCGACGCGGCTCGCCTGGTGGTGCAAACCCAGACTACCCAGCTGCGCGCCGCCGTGGCGCTGGTGCGGGCGCTGGGCGGCGGCTGGCAGTAG
- a CDS encoding efflux RND transporter periplasmic adaptor subunit — translation MSDSQPSNTGRFWLIIFILLLVFGGLFLVGFLPRLRKQKARDEETQQQNTAKPVVTVVPAKSAPDTTTVTLPADLRSNHETFAFARVNGFVQSWTADIGQRVHRGQVLATIATPEIDQQIAQAQANLSLAQSSYNRLTSVSLPGAVSKQELDAGKAQYAAQQAVVRQLQAQRNFRQVVAPFNGVVTQRNVEVGTLVTGGNATGTQLFKIEQTDTLRAFVDVPQNFVPGIRRGLRADVLVPEYPNQPFEGRVARDAAALDDQTRTLRTEVVLPNKGQRTLRPGVYAQVRFRLPQTSPSVLISANALVPGIDPKVAMVQDGKIHFQPLTLGRDFGSTIEVTNGLKGGEPLVINPAETLTEGLAVATKVAPKPKTPPGPPPAKPRPNDPDAPRVSSPVAK, via the coding sequence ATGTCTGACTCACAACCGAGCAATACCGGCCGTTTCTGGCTCATCATCTTTATTCTGCTGCTCGTTTTTGGTGGCCTATTTTTGGTGGGCTTCCTGCCCCGCCTCCGCAAACAGAAAGCCCGCGACGAGGAAACCCAGCAGCAAAACACCGCCAAGCCCGTGGTAACGGTGGTGCCGGCCAAGTCTGCCCCCGACACCACCACCGTGACGCTACCCGCCGACCTGCGCTCGAACCACGAAACCTTCGCCTTCGCCCGCGTCAACGGCTTCGTGCAAAGCTGGACGGCCGATATTGGCCAGCGGGTGCACCGGGGCCAGGTGCTGGCCACCATTGCCACCCCCGAAATCGACCAGCAGATTGCCCAGGCGCAGGCCAACCTGAGCCTGGCCCAAAGCTCGTATAATCGCCTCACTAGTGTGAGCTTGCCGGGCGCTGTTTCTAAACAAGAGCTGGATGCGGGCAAGGCGCAGTACGCGGCCCAGCAGGCCGTGGTGCGGCAGCTGCAGGCCCAGCGCAACTTCCGGCAGGTGGTGGCGCCGTTTAACGGCGTGGTGACGCAGCGTAATGTGGAAGTCGGCACCCTCGTGACGGGCGGCAACGCCACGGGTACGCAACTTTTTAAAATCGAGCAGACTGACACGCTTCGCGCCTTCGTGGACGTGCCGCAAAACTTCGTGCCCGGTATTCGGCGCGGCCTGCGGGCCGATGTGCTGGTGCCCGAGTATCCCAACCAGCCTTTTGAAGGCCGGGTAGCCCGCGACGCTGCGGCCCTCGACGACCAGACCCGCACGCTGCGCACCGAGGTAGTGCTACCCAACAAAGGCCAGCGCACGCTGCGCCCCGGCGTGTATGCGCAGGTGCGCTTCCGCCTGCCGCAAACTTCGCCGAGCGTGCTCATTTCGGCTAATGCCCTGGTGCCGGGCATCGACCCCAAGGTAGCGATGGTGCAGGATGGAAAAATACATTTCCAGCCCCTCACCCTGGGCCGCGACTTTGGCTCGACCATCGAAGTAACCAATGGCCTGAAGGGCGGCGAGCCGCTGGTTATCAACCCCGCCGAAACCCTGACCGAAGGGCTAGCCGTGGCTACCAAAGTGGCGCCCAAGCCCAAAACGCCGCCCGGCCCGCCGCCCGCCAAGCCCCGCCCCAACGACCCCGACGCCCCGCGCGTGTCGTCGCCGGTGGCGAAGTAA
- a CDS encoding glycosyltransferase family 2 protein: MHFTVITPSHRRRDLLPATIASVRASIADPLDFSFEHFIYQNGPDDGTAALLAEAAAQPYPPLRHWQHPSRQRPGFARNALSQHAPAGAWLLPLDDDDLLLQRTLYHYAAQIEAHPGRPWLVADFLRVDEHARYLPNEDYYAWQFDSPTAMLTAIFRAEHFIQGNVCYTKQLLDEVGGYDAELAMAEDLDLYVRFLLAGHLPVVCPHISHLHRFHAANTSQGVDAAKHNADLRVIYDKYAGRLRALGIAAPASQQCAGL; this comes from the coding sequence ATGCACTTTACCGTAATTACCCCTAGCCACCGGCGGCGCGACCTGCTGCCCGCAACCATTGCCAGCGTGCGAGCTAGCATTGCGGACCCGCTCGACTTCTCCTTCGAGCACTTCATTTACCAGAATGGCCCCGACGACGGCACCGCCGCCCTGCTTGCCGAAGCCGCCGCCCAGCCCTACCCGCCCCTGCGCCACTGGCAGCACCCTAGCCGGCAGCGCCCCGGCTTTGCCCGCAATGCGCTGAGCCAGCACGCCCCCGCCGGTGCCTGGCTGCTACCCCTCGACGACGACGACCTGCTGCTGCAACGCACCCTCTACCACTACGCCGCCCAAATCGAGGCCCACCCCGGCCGCCCCTGGCTCGTGGCCGACTTTCTGCGCGTGGATGAGCACGCCCGCTACCTGCCCAACGAGGATTACTACGCCTGGCAGTTCGACTCGCCCACGGCTATGCTCACGGCCATCTTCCGGGCCGAGCACTTCATTCAGGGCAACGTGTGCTATACCAAGCAGTTGCTCGACGAGGTGGGCGGCTACGACGCCGAGCTGGCGATGGCTGAGGACCTCGACCTCTACGTGCGCTTTTTGCTGGCCGGGCACCTGCCCGTGGTGTGCCCGCACATCAGCCACCTGCACCGCTTCCACGCGGCCAATACCAGCCAGGGCGTGGATGCCGCCAAGCACAACGCCGACCTGCGCGTCATCTACGACAAGTATGCCGGCCGGCTGCGGGCGCTGGGCATCGCCGCACCGGCCAGCCAACAATGCGCTGGTTTATAG
- a CDS encoding DoxX family protein translates to MTASTRNAIAWILQGLAGLAFIASGVMKFMDLPKTVSGFTGMGFPAWFAYLIATAEVLGGIGLLVPRFTRLAAAGLIIIMLGAIWVHATKVPGGIATGVPAISLLVILFIIIALRRPAPLAA, encoded by the coding sequence ATGACTGCCTCTACCCGCAACGCAATTGCCTGGATTCTGCAAGGGCTGGCTGGCCTGGCCTTTATCGCCTCAGGAGTCATGAAATTTATGGACCTGCCCAAGACCGTGAGCGGCTTCACGGGCATGGGCTTCCCGGCTTGGTTTGCCTACCTTATCGCCACGGCCGAGGTGCTGGGCGGCATCGGGCTGCTGGTGCCGCGCTTCACGCGGCTGGCGGCGGCGGGGCTTATCATCATCATGCTCGGGGCGATATGGGTGCATGCTACCAAGGTGCCCGGCGGCATTGCCACGGGCGTGCCGGCTATTTCGCTGCTCGTCATTCTGTTTATAATCATTGCCTTGCGCCGGCCAGCGCCGCTGGCGGCCTAG
- a CDS encoding efflux RND transporter permease subunit, producing MWIVRLALARPYTFVVMALLILIGGILTIQRMAVDIFPNIPIPVVGIVWTYSGISPEEMNQRVVIPVERAITTTVSDVEHQESQSLKGIGLIKVFFQPGASPDAGVAQLTAISQTLLRVLPPGITPPLIIRYSASNVPIAQTSLSSETLGESDLFDAANAFIRPGLAVVPGASVLLPNGGKPKQVMVDLDPQKLAGKGLSADDVVNALTTQNLTVPAGSAKIGSREYDVKLNSSPEAIATLNDLPIQTKNGVTTYIRDVAFVHEGAAVQTNIVRQNGRRTAIIPILKSGAASTLAIIDKIKATLPNIQANAPPGLNIKLLFDQSFFVRASIKGVIIEASIAAALTALMILLFLGSWRSTLIIAVSIPLSILVSIIVMNILGQTLNIMTLGGLSLAVGILVDDATVEIENIHRNMGQKKGLKRSILDGAQQIATPALVATLAICIVFVPVFFLGGVASAIFAPLATAVIFAMLASYILSRTLVPTLVMYLLRKELPIYHAQEEDEVPSAHFRNGREVTQVERDLARLHRQQFEKEHPSGTPEEEAEKPITDAERQASEGIKKSWVWRLHEGFEHQFERFRGSYTSALDWALAHRPLVVTAFAVLFVGSLGLYPLIGQNFFPTVDAGQLRLHIRVPTGTRVEETERRFRQVEGVIKQVIPAQELDLVLDNIGLPVIPINLLLSDNPTIGAGDGEILVSMKEEHGPTGEYIERIRREIHRQFPDLIIFFQPADIVNQTLNFGLPAPIDIQVTGRDVKANQRIAGELKRKVDKVQGVVDAFIYQAFDQPQLRLDIDRVRAQQAGLAQRDIANNVLVNLSSSTQTNPNQWLNTQTGVNYTVAVQTPPSQLASLNELGNITVTGPGQPVPQLLTNFAQLRRTETTAVASDYNIQRTVDLYASVSGRDLGGVSKDVRRIIADAEKHLPKGTTIVLRGQAESMRTSFIGLGLGVAGAILLVYLLMAVNFQSWLDPLIIITALPGALAGILWMLFVTQTTLSVPALMGAIMCIGVATANSILLVTFANERREEEPDLSPRDAALDAGFTRLRPVLMTALAMIIGLLPMSLGMGEGGEQNAPLGRAVIGGLMLATVTTLFFVPIMFSYLKTKEEEPAEAEAQPQETQVA from the coding sequence ATGTGGATAGTACGGTTGGCGCTGGCGCGGCCCTATACCTTCGTGGTGATGGCGCTGCTTATTTTAATCGGGGGCATCCTGACGATTCAGCGCATGGCGGTGGATATTTTCCCCAATATTCCAATCCCAGTAGTGGGTATCGTCTGGACGTATTCGGGCATCTCGCCCGAGGAGATGAACCAGCGCGTGGTAATACCCGTGGAGCGGGCCATTACCACCACGGTAAGCGATGTGGAGCACCAGGAAAGCCAGAGCCTGAAAGGCATTGGCCTTATTAAAGTATTTTTCCAGCCGGGGGCTAGCCCCGATGCGGGCGTGGCCCAGCTCACGGCCATCAGCCAGACGCTGCTGCGGGTGCTGCCGCCTGGCATAACACCGCCACTCATTATCCGCTACTCGGCTTCCAACGTGCCGATTGCCCAGACCTCACTCAGCTCCGAAACGCTCGGCGAGTCGGACCTCTTCGACGCGGCCAATGCCTTCATCCGGCCGGGGCTGGCGGTGGTGCCCGGCGCCTCGGTGCTGCTGCCCAACGGCGGCAAGCCCAAGCAGGTAATGGTGGACCTCGACCCGCAGAAGCTAGCCGGCAAGGGCCTCAGCGCCGACGACGTGGTGAATGCCCTAACCACCCAAAACCTGACCGTGCCCGCCGGCTCGGCCAAAATTGGCAGCCGCGAATACGACGTCAAGCTGAACTCCAGCCCCGAGGCCATTGCCACGCTCAATGACCTGCCCATTCAAACAAAAAACGGCGTCACGACCTACATCCGCGACGTGGCTTTCGTGCACGAGGGTGCGGCCGTGCAAACCAACATTGTGCGCCAGAACGGCCGCCGCACGGCCATTATTCCGATTCTGAAAAGCGGGGCGGCCTCAACCCTGGCCATCATCGATAAGATTAAAGCGACGCTCCCCAACATTCAGGCAAATGCGCCGCCCGGCCTGAATATCAAGCTGTTGTTTGACCAGTCGTTTTTTGTGCGGGCCAGCATTAAGGGCGTTATTATTGAGGCCAGCATTGCGGCGGCCCTCACGGCGCTCATGATTTTGCTGTTTCTGGGGTCGTGGCGCTCGACGCTCATTATTGCCGTCAGCATTCCACTTTCGATTCTGGTCAGCATTATCGTCATGAATATTCTGGGCCAGACCCTGAATATTATGACGCTCGGCGGCCTTTCGCTGGCCGTGGGTATTCTGGTGGATGACGCGACAGTAGAAATCGAGAATATTCACCGCAACATGGGCCAGAAAAAAGGCCTGAAACGCAGTATTCTGGATGGCGCGCAGCAGATTGCGACGCCGGCACTGGTGGCCACGCTGGCTATCTGCATCGTGTTTGTGCCGGTGTTTTTCCTGGGTGGGGTGGCATCAGCCATTTTCGCCCCCCTGGCCACGGCCGTAATTTTTGCCATGCTGGCCTCGTATATTCTCAGCCGGACGCTGGTGCCGACGCTGGTGATGTACTTGCTGCGCAAGGAATTGCCCATTTACCACGCGCAGGAAGAAGACGAGGTGCCGAGTGCCCACTTCCGCAACGGCCGTGAAGTGACGCAGGTTGAGCGCGACCTGGCCCGGCTGCACCGCCAGCAGTTTGAGAAAGAGCACCCTAGCGGCACGCCCGAGGAAGAAGCCGAAAAACCCATCACCGACGCCGAGCGGCAGGCTAGCGAGGGCATCAAGAAAAGCTGGGTGTGGCGCCTGCACGAAGGATTTGAGCATCAGTTTGAGCGGTTTCGGGGCAGCTACACCTCGGCGCTCGACTGGGCGCTGGCCCACCGGCCGCTGGTAGTCACGGCCTTTGCGGTGCTGTTTGTGGGCTCGCTGGGGCTATATCCGCTCATCGGGCAGAACTTCTTCCCGACCGTAGATGCCGGCCAGCTGCGCCTGCACATCCGGGTGCCCACCGGCACGCGGGTGGAAGAAACCGAGCGTCGCTTCCGGCAAGTGGAGGGCGTAATTAAGCAGGTGATTCCGGCCCAGGAGCTGGATTTGGTGCTCGATAATATCGGCCTGCCCGTTATCCCGATTAACCTGCTGCTGAGCGATAACCCAACCATTGGGGCCGGCGACGGCGAGATACTGGTGAGTATGAAGGAGGAGCACGGGCCGACGGGCGAGTACATTGAGCGCATTCGCCGCGAGATTCACCGGCAGTTTCCTGACCTCATTATTTTCTTTCAGCCGGCCGATATTGTTAATCAGACGCTGAACTTTGGCTTGCCCGCGCCCATCGATATTCAGGTGACGGGCCGCGACGTGAAGGCTAACCAGCGCATTGCCGGTGAGCTGAAACGGAAAGTTGACAAAGTGCAGGGTGTGGTGGATGCCTTTATCTACCAGGCGTTTGACCAGCCGCAGCTGCGCCTCGACATCGACCGGGTGCGGGCGCAGCAGGCCGGGCTAGCCCAGCGCGACATCGCCAACAACGTGCTCGTGAACCTGAGCAGCAGTACCCAAACCAACCCCAACCAGTGGCTGAATACCCAGACCGGCGTCAACTACACGGTGGCCGTGCAAACGCCGCCCAGCCAGCTGGCTAGCCTCAACGAGCTGGGCAACATCACCGTGACGGGCCCCGGCCAGCCGGTGCCGCAGCTACTCACCAACTTCGCCCAGCTGCGCCGCACCGAAACCACAGCCGTGGCCTCCGACTACAACATTCAGCGCACCGTGGACCTCTACGCCAGCGTGAGCGGCCGCGACCTGGGCGGCGTGAGCAAAGACGTGCGGCGCATTATCGCGGATGCTGAGAAGCACCTGCCCAAGGGCACGACTATCGTGCTGCGCGGGCAGGCCGAGTCGATGCGTACCTCGTTTATCGGGCTGGGGCTAGGGGTGGCCGGCGCCATCCTGCTGGTGTACTTGCTGATGGCGGTAAACTTCCAGAGCTGGCTCGACCCGCTCATCATCATTACGGCCCTGCCGGGGGCGCTGGCGGGTATTTTATGGATGCTGTTTGTGACCCAGACCACGCTGAGCGTGCCGGCCCTGATGGGCGCCATTATGTGCATCGGGGTGGCCACGGCCAACTCGATTCTGCTCGTCACCTTCGCCAATGAGCGGCGCGAAGAAGAGCCCGACCTGAGCCCGCGCGATGCGGCCCTCGATGCCGGCTTTACCCGCCTGCGCCCGGTGCTGATGACGGCCCTGGCCATGATAATTGGCCTGCTGCCGATGTCGCTGGGCATGGGCGAGGGCGGCGAGCAGAACGCCCCACTCGGCCGCGCCGTGATTGGCGGGCTGATGCTAGCCACGGTTACGACCCTGTTTTTTGTGCCGATTATGTTTTCTTATTTGAAGACCAAGGAAGAAGAGCCCGCCGAGGCTGAAGCGCAGCCGCAGGAGACACAAGTGGCGTAA
- a CDS encoding ABC transporter ATP-binding protein: MQLLYSYLRRYWSLLVLALVLAAVNQIFSLLDPYLFRRLVDHFVPRTGAASGLLDVPFWPFFWQAIPYIGAMLGVAMVSRIAKNFQDYYVNVITQRLGARMYSDGLRHSLDLPYQVFEDQRSGETLGRLQKVRIDVEKLIQSFVNVLFTAVVGIIFVMWYAITVYWPIALGYFLTIPLLGILSFALSKKIKVIQRTIVAETTALAGSTTESLRNIELIKSLGLAQQETERLNGITTKILKLELRKVRYLRSLSFVQGTFVNLLRNIIILLLLYLRVQNHISLGEFFSFFIYSFSIFGPLQELGAIIGTYRETEASLGNFQQILDTPRDVKPAHPQEVGRIQTLAFEHVTFKHLTAPAPALSDISFEVKVGETIAFVGPSGSGKTTLVKLLVGLYPPLAGGILYNGIPSQDVDLDVLREQIGFVTQDTQLFAGTIRENLRFVAPQATDEECLRALHQAAADTLLARAPQGLDTVLGEGGVKVSGGEKQRLSIARALLRHPTLLVFDEATSALDSLTEEEIGRTVRELSGSRQHITVLIAHRLSTILHADRIFVLERGQVAEAGRHAELLAQKGLYYAMWRQQIGERKEVAAVAG, translated from the coding sequence ATGCAACTGCTGTATTCTTACCTGCGCCGCTACTGGAGCCTGCTCGTGCTAGCCCTCGTGCTGGCGGCCGTCAACCAGATTTTCTCGCTGCTCGACCCGTACCTGTTTCGGCGGTTAGTTGACCACTTTGTGCCGCGCACCGGTGCGGCAAGCGGGCTGCTGGACGTGCCGTTCTGGCCGTTTTTTTGGCAGGCCATCCCCTACATCGGGGCCATGCTGGGCGTGGCGATGGTGTCGCGCATCGCCAAAAACTTCCAGGATTACTACGTCAACGTTATCACCCAGCGGCTGGGGGCGCGCATGTACTCCGATGGCCTGCGCCACTCGCTCGATTTGCCCTACCAGGTATTTGAGGACCAGCGCTCGGGCGAAACGCTGGGCCGCCTCCAGAAGGTGCGTATCGACGTCGAAAAGCTTATCCAAAGCTTTGTCAACGTGCTGTTTACGGCCGTGGTGGGCATCATTTTCGTGATGTGGTACGCCATTACGGTGTACTGGCCCATTGCGCTGGGCTACTTTCTCACCATCCCGCTGCTGGGCATTCTGAGCTTTGCGCTGAGCAAAAAAATCAAGGTCATTCAGCGCACCATCGTCGCCGAAACCACGGCCCTAGCCGGCTCAACCACCGAAAGCCTGCGTAATATCGAACTCATCAAAAGCCTGGGGCTGGCCCAGCAGGAAACCGAGCGCCTAAACGGCATCACCACCAAAATCCTGAAGCTGGAGCTGCGCAAGGTGCGCTACCTGCGCTCGCTGAGCTTCGTGCAGGGTACGTTTGTAAATCTGCTGCGCAATATTATCATCTTGCTGCTCTTGTACTTGCGGGTGCAAAACCACATCAGTCTGGGCGAATTTTTCTCGTTCTTTATCTACTCGTTTTCCATCTTCGGGCCCTTGCAGGAGTTGGGCGCCATCATCGGCACTTACCGCGAGACGGAGGCTTCGCTGGGCAATTTCCAGCAGATTCTCGACACCCCGCGCGACGTGAAGCCCGCGCACCCACAGGAGGTGGGCCGCATTCAAACGCTAGCCTTCGAGCATGTCACGTTCAAGCACCTCACGGCCCCGGCCCCGGCCCTGTCCGATATTTCCTTCGAGGTGAAGGTTGGCGAAACCATTGCCTTCGTAGGGCCTAGCGGCTCGGGCAAAACCACGCTCGTGAAGCTGCTGGTGGGCCTCTACCCGCCGTTGGCGGGCGGCATTCTCTACAACGGCATTCCGAGCCAGGACGTGGACCTCGACGTGCTGCGCGAGCAAATCGGCTTCGTAACCCAGGACACGCAGCTGTTCGCCGGCACCATCCGCGAAAATCTGCGCTTTGTAGCCCCGCAGGCTACTGACGAAGAGTGTCTGCGCGCCCTGCACCAGGCGGCGGCCGATACCTTGCTGGCCCGCGCCCCGCAGGGCCTCGACACGGTGCTCGGCGAGGGCGGCGTGAAAGTGAGCGGCGGCGAAAAGCAGCGTCTCAGCATTGCGCGGGCGCTGCTGCGCCACCCTACCCTGCTGGTGTTTGATGAGGCCACGTCGGCGCTCGACTCGCTCACGGAGGAAGAAATCGGCCGCACGGTGCGCGAGCTCTCGGGCTCGCGCCAGCACATCACGGTGCTCATTGCGCACCGGCTAAGCACGATTTTGCACGCCGACCGCATCTTCGTGCTGGAGCGCGGGCAGGTGGCCGAGGCCGGCCGCCACGCCGAGCTGCTAGCCCAGAAAGGCCTGTACTACGCCATGTGGCGCCAGCAGATTGGCGAGCGCAAGGAGGTGGCAGCCGTGGCAGGCTAG
- a CDS encoding prohibitin family protein, which produces MLLLFLGFIVLILGLNANRYSEGFARWRGGLLALGAGLLLLGAISSMVVQVGVGQVGVQTLFGKVEGRVLQPGLSVVNPLVSVTRFDTRTQNYTMSAVRTEGQQVGDDAIRVLSADGLEVVIDLTVLYHVVPSEAPKILSTIGEDYQEKIVRAIARTRIRDNAVYYDAVALYSTRREEFQTRILAAIEKDFNANGLKLDQLLIRNIQLPQSVKASIESKISAEQDAQKMQFVLQKEKQEAERKRVEAQGIADYQRIVNTELSDKLLQYESIKAQQAIATSPNAKVIIMGKASGAQLLIGDK; this is translated from the coding sequence ATGCTGCTGCTTTTTCTAGGGTTTATCGTGCTCATTCTGGGCCTTAATGCTAACCGCTATTCCGAGGGCTTTGCGCGGTGGCGCGGCGGGCTGCTGGCGCTGGGCGCTGGGCTGCTGCTGCTGGGCGCTATATCCAGCATGGTGGTGCAGGTGGGGGTGGGGCAGGTGGGCGTGCAAACGCTATTTGGCAAGGTAGAGGGCCGGGTGCTGCAGCCCGGCCTGAGCGTGGTAAACCCGCTGGTGAGTGTCACGCGCTTCGACACGCGCACCCAGAACTACACCATGTCGGCGGTGCGCACCGAGGGCCAGCAGGTCGGCGACGATGCCATCCGGGTGCTCTCGGCCGATGGGCTGGAAGTGGTGATTGACCTCACCGTGCTCTACCACGTGGTGCCCAGCGAGGCGCCCAAAATTCTGTCCACCATCGGCGAGGATTATCAGGAAAAAATCGTGCGCGCCATTGCCCGCACCCGCATCCGCGACAATGCCGTGTACTACGACGCGGTGGCGCTGTACTCGACCCGGCGCGAGGAGTTTCAGACCCGCATCCTGGCCGCCATCGAGAAGGATTTTAACGCCAACGGCCTCAAGCTCGACCAGCTCCTGATTCGCAACATCCAGCTGCCGCAGTCGGTGAAGGCCAGCATCGAGAGCAAGATTTCGGCCGAGCAGGACGCCCAGAAAATGCAGTTTGTGCTGCAAAAGGAAAAGCAGGAAGCCGAGCGCAAGCGCGTCGAGGCCCAGGGCATTGCCGACTACCAGCGCATCGTGAACACCGAGTTGAGCGACAAGCTCTTGCAGTACGAAAGCATCAAAGCCCAGCAGGCCATCGCCACCTCGCCCAATGCCAAGGTCATTATTATGGGCAAGGCCAGCGGCGCGCAGCTGCTGATTGGGGATAAGTAG